One region of Juglans microcarpa x Juglans regia isolate MS1-56 chromosome 7S, Jm3101_v1.0, whole genome shotgun sequence genomic DNA includes:
- the LOC121240352 gene encoding protein PATRONUS 2 isoform X1 has translation MASHFTRGQLIIPNENLDFHHKKGILDGKIKSSKTAKKKGGLGHGSRKALNDITNKSSLHHEASSKKMNIPKEELNVAEEMFLHDHRKCIEAQKSSLNTFYLDLILPGQDSVCNAESQEFKQAKTDLDSRRCYPEPVELPISEFSDRLASSTEWTSPPCSPIHWDSPFAWNSEVVEFTLKPEIDV, from the exons ATGGCAAGCCATTTCACTCGGGGGCAGCTAATCATTCCGAATGAAAATCTGGACTTTCACCACAAAA AGGGcattttagatggaaaaataaaGAGTTCAAAAACAGCTAAAAAGAAAGGAGGATTAGGGCATGGAAGTCGTAAAGCTCTCAATGACATAACAAACAAATCGTCCCTTCATCATGAAGCATCTTCGAAGAAAATGAATATACCAAAAGAGGAACTTAATGTAGCCGAAGAAATGTTTTTGCATGATCACAGAAAGTGCATCGAGGCACAAAAAAGTTCACTGAATACTTTTTACCTGGACTTGATTCTTCCCGGACAAG ATTCTGTATGTAACGCTGAAAGCCAAGAGTTCAAACAAGCAAAG actGATCTTGATAGTCGACGCTGCTACCCTGAGCCAGTAGAATTACCCATATCCGAATTTTCTGATCGGTTAGCTTCTTCAACAGAATGGACTTCTCCTCCATGTTCTCCAATACATTGGGACTCTCCTTTTGCATGGAATTCCGAGGTGGTTGAATTCACTCTGAAGCCAGAaattgatgtttga
- the LOC121240352 gene encoding protein PATRONUS 2 isoform X2 has product MASHFTRGQLIIPNENLDFHHKNGKIKSSKTAKKKGGLGHGSRKALNDITNKSSLHHEASSKKMNIPKEELNVAEEMFLHDHRKCIEAQKSSLNTFYLDLILPGQDSVCNAESQEFKQAKTDLDSRRCYPEPVELPISEFSDRLASSTEWTSPPCSPIHWDSPFAWNSEVVEFTLKPEIDV; this is encoded by the exons ATGGCAAGCCATTTCACTCGGGGGCAGCTAATCATTCCGAATGAAAATCTGGACTTTCACCACAAAA atggaaaaataaaGAGTTCAAAAACAGCTAAAAAGAAAGGAGGATTAGGGCATGGAAGTCGTAAAGCTCTCAATGACATAACAAACAAATCGTCCCTTCATCATGAAGCATCTTCGAAGAAAATGAATATACCAAAAGAGGAACTTAATGTAGCCGAAGAAATGTTTTTGCATGATCACAGAAAGTGCATCGAGGCACAAAAAAGTTCACTGAATACTTTTTACCTGGACTTGATTCTTCCCGGACAAG ATTCTGTATGTAACGCTGAAAGCCAAGAGTTCAAACAAGCAAAG actGATCTTGATAGTCGACGCTGCTACCCTGAGCCAGTAGAATTACCCATATCCGAATTTTCTGATCGGTTAGCTTCTTCAACAGAATGGACTTCTCCTCCATGTTCTCCAATACATTGGGACTCTCCTTTTGCATGGAATTCCGAGGTGGTTGAATTCACTCTGAAGCCAGAaattgatgtttga
- the LOC121241569 gene encoding serine--glyoxylate aminotransferase-like, with amino-acid sequence MDHFYGPGRNHLFVPGPVNIPEPVIRAMNRNNEDYRSPAVPALTKTLLEDVKKIFKTTTGTPFMIPTTGTGAWESALTNTLSPGDRIVSFVIGQFSLLWIDQQQRLNFNVDVIESEWGQGANLDILASKLAADTAHTIKAICIVHNETATGVTNNLAKVRKILDEYRHPALFLVDGVSSIGALDFCMDEWDIDVALTGSQKALSLPTGIGIVCASPKALEASKTAKSVRVFFDWKDYLKFYNLGTFWPYTPSIQLLYGLRAALDLLFEEGLDNVIARHSRLGKATRLAVEAWGLKNCTQKEEWVSDTVTAVVVPSYIDSSEIVRRAWKRYNLSLGLGLNKVAGKVFRIGHLGNLNELQLLGCLAGVEMILKDVGYPVKLGSGVAAACAYLQNNIPLIPSRI; translated from the exons ATGGACCATTTTTATGGACCAGGGAGGAACCATCTTTTCGTTCCAGGGCCGGTCAATATCCCGGAACCTGTCATTCGGGCCATGAACAGAAACAATGAGGATTACCGCTCTCCAGCTGTCCCTGCATTGACAAAAACACTGCTTGAGGATGTGAAGAAGATTTTCAAGACTACTACAGGAACACCATTTATGATCCCCACCACAG GTACTGGTGCATGGGAGAGTGCACTTACAAACACATTATCTCCAGGAGATCGCATCGTATCTTTCGTCATTGGTCAATTCAGTCTGCTCTGGATTGATCAGCAGCAGCGCCTTAACTTCAATGTTGATGTCATAGAAAGTGAATGGGGCCAAGGTGCCAACCTTGACATTCTGGCATCAAAACTTGCAGCAGATACTGCACACACCATAAAGGCAATTTGCATTGTTCACAATGAGACAGCAACGGGGGTTACTAATAATTTGGCTAAAGTGAGAAAAATCCTTG ATGAATATAGGCATCCAGCTCTTTTCCTTGTTGATGGAGTGTCTTCCATAGGCGCTCTTGATTTCTGTATGGATGAATGGGACATAGATGTTGCTTTAACTGGATCTCAgaaagctctctctcttcccaCTGGGATTGGTATTGTATGTGCAAGCCCTAAAGCTCTGGAGGCATCTAAAACTGCAAAATCAGTCAGAGTTTTCTTTGACTGGAAGGACTACTTGAAGTTCTATAATTTGGGAACATTTTGGCCGTACACCCCTTCCATCCAGCTGTTGTATGGTCTCAGAGCAGCTCTGGATCTCTTATTTGAGGAAGGGCTTGACAATGTGATTGCAAGGCATAGCCGTCTAGGCAAAGCAACAAG GCTTGCTGTGGAGGCCTGGGGCTTGAAGAACTGCACCCAAAAGGAGGAGTGGGTCAGTGACACAGTAACTGCAGTTGTAGTTCCTTCCTATATTGATAGTTCTGAAATCGTTAGAAGGGCATGGAAAAGATACAATTTAAGCTTAGGTCTGGGTCTGAATAAAGTGGCTGGGAAGGTTTTCAGAATAGGGCACCTTGGAAATCTGAATGAG TTACAATTATTGGGCTGTCTTGCTGGAGTGGAGATGATACTCAAGGATGTGGGCTATCCGGTTAAGCTAGGAAGCGGAGTTGCTGCTGCTTGCGCATACTTGCAGAACAACATCCCACTCATCCCTTCCAGGATCTGA
- the LOC121240351 gene encoding probable magnesium transporter NIPA4, whose protein sequence is MKKRRRVSQKSKEREKLDMGFSGDNRIGFVLALLSSAFIGASFIIKKKGLRRAAAASGVRAGVGGYSYLLEPLWWLGMITMIVGEVANFVAYAFAPAVLVTPLGALSIIVSAILAHFILKERLHQLGILGCVMCIAGSVVIVIHAPQEHPITSVQEIWSMATQPAFLLYMASVTVLVFILVFHFAPRCGHTNVLIFTGICSLMGSLSVMSVKALGTSIKLTFEGKNQLFYPETWFFMLVVATCVITQMNYLNKALDTFNTAIVSPIYYVMFTTLTILASVIMFKDWDDQSGGAIVTEICGFIVVVSGTILLHATKDFERSSSFRGGYTPVSPSLSNRLYSGNGDLLKHEEEDETSTEEICLRSQ, encoded by the exons atgaagaaaagaagaagagtgtCCCAAAAgagtaaagagagagagaaattggaCATGGGCTTCTCTGGAGACAATCGAATAGGCTTTGTTTTGGCTTTGCTATCAAGTGCGTTCATTGGGGCAAGCTTCATCATCAAGAAGAAAGGTCTAAGAAGAGCAGCTGCAGCTTCTGGTGTCAGAGCTG GTGTTGGTGGGTATTCCTATCTCTTGGAGCCTCTGTGGTGGCTGGGCATGATTACAA TGATTGTTGGAGAGGTTGCAAACTTTGTTGCATATGCATTTGCCCCTGCAGTTCTTGTTACTCCTCTTGGTGCATTAAGTATTATTGTCAG TGCTATTTTGGCTCACTTTATCTTGAAGGAGAGGTTACACCAGCTTGGAATTTTGGGCTGCGTGATGTGTATTGCAGGTTCTGTCGTAATTGTTATCCATGCACCACAGGAGCATCCCATTACATCTGTTCAGGAAATATGGAGTATGGCAACTCAACCAG CTTTTCTGCTTTACATGGCCTCTGTAACTGTGTTGGTTTTCATTCTGGTCTTCCATTTTGCACCACGATGTGGGCATACAAACGTGTTAATTTTCACCGGAATCTGTTCTTTGATGGGTTCTCTCTCG GTTATGAGTGTTAAAGCCCTTGGAACTTCAATAAAGTTAACTTTTGAGGGAAAGAATCAGTTATTCTATCCAGAAACATGGTTTTTCATGTTGGTTGTGGCTACATGTGTCATCACTCAGATGAATTATCTCAACAAG GCACTTGACACATTTAACACTGCCATTGTGTCCCCTATCTATTATGTGATGTTCACTACACTTACGATCCTAGCCAGTGTCATTATGTTTAAG GACTGGGACGACCAAAGTGGAGGAGCCATAGTAACAGAAATATGTGGCTTTATTGTTGTGGTTTCTGGAACCATTTTATTGCATGCAACCAAAGACTTTGAGAGAAGCTCATCTTTTAGAG GTGGCTACACACCTGTATCCCCTTCATTGTCTAATCGACTTTACAGCGGAAATGGGGATTTACTGAAGcatgaagaggaagatgaaacgTCTACTGAGGAAATTTGCTTAAGGAGTCAATAA
- the LOC121240254 gene encoding F-box protein At4g18380-like: MSSNQEDHFDRLPDAILLLIFNKLLEAETSIRCLSVSKRFAYLIPQVDAIFLPLPLHVPNPKPRQVLPIKVLKIFVHKLIIKPIQFLHQVISARHASNFKSDHFLYCSPNEVLKNFNGVKTLHLKLPYIDCEMRFNSGDSLLKWKAEFGEELKSCIILGATSFQKGTFSSSTNGKGREEEGEEELLHPYLAGEELKSRIMWTISCLVSASVRHYLLKQIVAECPALQRVVITDIRKQGKLCMVEEQIVELRKTLRGTSLESSLERTPIPKLRMKLWYKPVMELPASGSAMKGVTVMLIKPAGRVTKGKSDGDLLVGGLDGEDEEKTVFGEAVREMVKRKPTFVMEMSSF; the protein is encoded by the coding sequence ATGAGTTCCAATCAAGAAGATCATTTTGATCGTCTTCCAGATGCAATTCTCCTCCTCATCTTCAATAAACTCCTTGAAGCTGAGACTTCAATAAGATGCCTCTCAGTCTCTAAGCGTTTTGCTTATCTTATTCCTCAAGTTGATGCCATTTTTCTTCCCCTCCCTCTCCATGTGCCTAATCCAAAACCAAGGCAAGTCTTACCCATAAAAGTTCTCAAGATCTTTGTACACAAGTTGATCATAAAACCCATTCAATTCCTTCATCAAGTCATTTCTGCTAGGCACGCCTCAAACTTCAAGTCTGACCATTTCTTGTACTGTTCCCCTAATGAAGTTCTGAAAAACTTCAATGGAGTAAAAACTCTGCATTTAAAGCTACCTTATATTGACTGTGAGATGCGATTCAACAGTGGTGATTCGTTGCTCAAGTGGAAAGCTGAATTTGGTGAAGAGCTCAAGAGTTGCATAATCCTGGGCGCAACATCCTTCCAAAAGGGAACTTTTTCATCAAGTACCAATGGCAAAGGacgtgaagaagaaggagaagaagaactTCTGCATCCATATTTAGCTGGAGAAGAGCTGAAATCCCGAATCATGTGGACGATATCTTGCTTAGTATCTGCGTCCGTGAGGCATTACTTGCTGAAACAGATCGTTGCAGAGTGTCCTGCACTTCAAAGAGTAGTTATCACAGATATAAGAAAGCAAGGGAAGCTTTGCATGGTGGAAGAACAGATAGTTGAGCTGAGGAAAACTCTGAGGGGAACATCACTAGAGTCGTCCTTGGAGAGAACTCCGATTCCAAAATTGCGCATGAAGCTGTGGTACAAGCCGGTAATGGAGTTGCCGGCATCCGGGTCTGCCATGAAAGGAGTTACAGTTATGCTCATCAAGCCTGCTGGTAGGGTGACAAAGGGAAAAAGTGATGGGGATTTGTTGGTGGGTGGTTTGGATGGAGAGGATGAAGAGAAGACAGTTTTTGGAGAAGCTGTGAGAGAGATGGTGAAGAGGAAGCCAACGTTTGTGATGGAAATGAGCTCCTTCTGA